Genomic segment of Juglans microcarpa x Juglans regia isolate MS1-56 chromosome 7S, Jm3101_v1.0, whole genome shotgun sequence:
ttgacctaattaacataattcacaaaaaatttaaaatctatatttattagtagtcacAATATCAtcgaaaaacaatcaaactacatactaacaaaaaatatcaatatttttcaaatgacctcgtttggatagtaaaagtgtttcatctcatctcatcattacaattttttcaaattttcatataaaatataattaacaattcaattttttcaaatctcaaaataataaaaatattaaaaaataatattataacaatattttatttaactttcatctaaaatcatctcatctcactatccaatcCGCTTAACTTATAATCAAACCAATATTACATacccaacaataacaaatatgagcatgaGCTTAGAATTTcaatctcaacaataaaaacataagcatattgaAAAATGTCAATAatacaactcaacaataataaaattataattttgaaataaagttGAAATGGATTATTGCAGCTTGATTTCGTGTTAAGCAAGTTGACCAATTATTGACTCGTTTATTAATTGTGTTTTAACGGATTAATCTATTTTTGACTCGCatccatttatatcaaacttgAATTGGCTAATTTCGTTTCGTATTCGTATTGAATTGATGGATCGTGTCACATGTTACCCCTGATTAAATACGGATTCTTTTCCTctctaaatgattttattctgaAAAGCAGAATTTATTGTAGTGTTTATGGGTGCTATTCACATGGTGCGAGGTGGGGAAGGGTTGTATGGTGCGGGGTGGGGGGGACATTTCCCCTCCCCGCACCATGTGGGGGAGGGGCTTTTTCCCCCACCCCTGCCTCCCACCCCCGAGAGGCGGGGGTGAGGGAAAAATTGCCATCCGTCCGACCTCCCGCCTAGGCCAACCCATTGAgtctaaataattatttttaggtccaaaaatatttttttggacccaaattataagataattaaaattataaattaaaatttataaatacaaaaggaaattaaacttaagcaatgtgagacttagTGGCCCCGTCGGGGTCATCCCGCCGCCGCCGCTGCCCCCGTTGGTCCTTCTTCCTCCTAGGCGGACGGGGGTGGGGCAAAGGGgtgcggggccccgctgcccacccttaGCAACGATAGTATTATGAACACGATCACGTGTGCCTATATATACATTGCCGAAggacttgtaaaaaaaaaaaaaaaaaaaaaaatagccgaCAACAAAAAGATTGCTATTCTTATACACATGCTTATTTCATTATTCCATGAGAAATATCATTATCCACAACACTCGGAATCTTAGTCGGTACAGAAGCAGAAGATACCAGGGGTACCGGATCTGCAGATCATGGTGTTTCCAAACGAAGGAGCAATCAGGACAAAAACATGACTCATACTGAAATTCCATTGGCTAGGAATTACAAAAAGCAAGGAAAGTTAAAAGGAAAGCAACCCAACAAAATGTGGAGACCGCAGACAAGAGAAGTACTCCACCAAGTCAAAGATGATTATGCTAAGATCTCAGCTTCGGCTGCAGGTAACAGGAGATCATAGATCTCGATGCCGATCATCGATCGTGAAATTTTCAAGAGTCCCAAGACGTctctatatatctctctctttttggtcTTTTAATTCTcttgttccttttcttttattggctATACAGCCCCTGAAAGACTGGAAGTTGGGTAAACAAAGACTGGCGGAAAAGGGgcacaataatattaataacaaatacTAATGCAGAAGAAATTAATATGTATGGATCAGGAGGTGGCAATGCAATTGGGCTCCCATAACAGAAGAGATCTTCTAGGCTCCTTGCAGCCTTTTAGGTTTACCAAAGGACCCGAGTAATCTCCTTTGTTTCCTCTCACAACAAAGAGCTGTCGCTGCTCATGCATTGGAATCTTAGAGATAATGGGTTTGTTTCCATTGCTTTGGAGGGCTGTTGGTAATTGCTGAGTAATTGGGTTCGCAGTAGGTTCGGCCCACCAGTAGTACTCGTAAGAATTGAAAGAAGCTACTGCTGCAGCAGCAGTACTTGAGGAAGCTGCGTCATGTGGTGATAAGGGCATGAGCCGAGCCACGAGTGGGTGTGGTGGAAGACATTTCGTCACTGAAGGATTCATCATATCTGCTATTCTAATCGGCTTGTTCACCGTTAGAGCTAATCCATGGACGTTTATCGCCCTACTTGACAACTTTGGCTCTTTCTCGATTATCACTATTTCCATTCCTTTGGGTACATTTTCATCACCAAAGCTCTCAACTTCTTCACCTTCCGGCTCGTTCTCCACGTGTCCTCCTTCGTCGTCGTCATTAACTTCCTCAAAGTCCTCGAATTTATCTTCGAACACTTCTTTGTtaactttctcttcttcttcttcctcctgtTGCTGATCGCCGTCATCCGATTTTTCATCTTTGGCATCTTCACTCGAGGGACTACTGAGGAAAGTTAGGATGAGGCGGCCATCTTGCCGTTCAGCGTGGAACTGGTTTTGCGAAGGCACGGTCACAGCTTCAAGGACTAATCGTCCGTTGTCTCGATGAGTCTGCATGAGGAGAGACGCCCCATCTTTacgagagagagaaggaagaggtgGAGGGAACGATTTCGGCTTTGATTTCTGATGAGTAGAAGCATAATGGTATTTTGCCACCCTCAATTCCTCTGTATGATCAAAAGCTTGAGAGAACACCTTCAGATcatgttcttgttcttgttcttcctcatcctccttTTCCTCTTCCACGTCCTCCGTCTCCGATGATGGGTCTGATGAGAAACCGTCGGAGCCGGTCTCCGATCCGAGACTCTCCGTGCATATCTCGAGACTCTGTTCGCTCAAAGAGCTCTCTGCTCTCTTCGCAAGAGGGTGAGTATAAGGCGGCGGAAGTACTTTTGGTGTGTCCTGGTTGTCCTTTTTTGATAAAATCGAGCTCCATGTATCGAATTGTCCCGGTTTCTCGAGCTCTTCCTTCTGCTCCTTCCCTTCGAGCTGATCCTTCCTTTCTTCACAGTCCTCTTTTCCTGACGAGGAAGATGAATCTGCTAAAGACACCAAAAGTTGTTCAGAGGAGATCTTTTTCATGGCCTGAGAGAACCCATTTTGAGCCAGCCATTTCTTGGAGGACATATCTGCGGATTGGGTTCTTCGGAGAGAAGCAGCTTTGGTTCTTTCACAGTCTGAACGGAGAATGGTGACGATGCCCTGTTTTTCCATAATCTTAGCCTCTTTGTAGATCAAGAGAGACGAAGGCAAGCAGAGGCTCTTGCTCGAAGGAGTTGACATCTCCAGAAATTAGTTAAAGGAGAAGGATCGCGACAAGCACTTGGGCTGTATAAAAGTGAGAAAAATTCAGAGAAACGAAAGCAGAGGGCGGTAGAGCATACATGTAACAAAACTTCAAATTGCAAAGTAGACAAAAAACGTGTATATTTCTGAGCTGGAAAATGCAAAAAGCTAAAAGATAGATCGTATATGAGAGGTACTAAAGTTTTTACCTGAGGCAAAGCGACAAGCATCAACCGAGAGTAGGCCTGCAGAGAGACCACCCAGCTGACAAGCTGAGTGCGAGCTGCAAGGAATACGGGGAGAGGAGGGTGACGATgttggtgaggatgatgattaTGAATATGATGTTTGAGGAGTGGCTGTACTGGAAGCCGATGGCCGATGTCAAAGAAAGAAGAGTGAAATGTGGGTATTTGTAGGCAGCCGAAAAGCCTTTTGGAACCATGTCCATTGGACCCACCTACGACAACCATGATGAAAAGACACACTCTCAATGGTTTATACTTTCTAGCATTTTGCTTGTAAGAAAAAGAGgatgataaaaacataataGGTGTTGTATTTTAAGAGGTACTCATTTTAGTTCGCATGTGCTCTTCCTCCCCCTTCTTGCTTGATGggaatttcaaatttccatcTGGTTTATACTTTCTAGCATTTTGCTTGTAAGAAAAAGAGgatgataaaaacataataGGTGTTGTATTTTGAGAGGTACTCATTTTAGTTCGCATGTGCTCTTCCTCCCCCTTTCTTGCTTGATGggaatttcaaatttccatcTGGTTTTATATAATCAGGCCAGATTCAAAATGAACTCGATGAAAAAAAATGCACACATTCAATGCATGGGTCACTGATCATGATTGTAATTAATTGAATAATTGTAATTAAATGTCTTGTGCATCGACAATTTTTATGGTGAGTTATCCTTCTTCTATGGactaaaaacaagaagaaaataaggCAAAATTCCCTAGTAAGGCTGATTTGGATATAGAGATGCTTctattcatctcatctcatattatctcaatatccaaatatcaCATATACAAAcgttttataatttcaaatcttcaattttttttatctaatattatctaattattataactttctcaaacttctaaataatttaatttttttaaattctaaaataaaaataatattagaaaaatattttaattttataatatttttatttaattttttctctttattttttaaaatttcataacatattttaactcaaataatttctaactcatctcatttaaatttaaatatcttattattatttataattcatctcatctcatctcatctcatcttaatgaAGTGTAGAATCCAAGcctaaaacatatatatatatatctctgaTGTGTAATGTGCCAAATAAACATCTTTCGATGGACTGGCGCCGCACTCCCACTCAACGATGACCACATTTAATTCAGAGGCATCACTTGGAAGCCTAAAAAAGGTGCTCTCTTGCGTCAAAAGATATTGACCGCAGATTTTTAATTTCCTTCACTTTACGGGTCCTCAAGCAAACGTTCAGGTGGATTGCCAATGTGAATCAGAAATAAGGGTATGCAGCCGGATACAATGTCCGGATCCGTATCCGGATTTTTAAGATTAGAAAAAACCGATTATAATCCCGGCAGGTATCTAGTTTTAGAATCGTAACCAATATCCGATtttaactctatttttttttaaattctagttttttttttaactataattttaaaaacaatgtcgttttgaaacaaaaattctgtcatctttttaaaaaaaaattacctggTTACGGATAACTGGTTAAATAATCGGATCTAAACgggtaaaaaaatattcaatccGTCCGGTTCAATCCAGTCAGATAACCGTTCGGATTCATTTGGATTTTTGGGTTTCAGACtggatcaaaaaaaaaaaaaaattgggtccAGATGACACTcctaattagaaatataaaaattaatttaattttactttcttAATGTGTTGTGAGAGTATGAGACTTCCGTGTAATGACTCTCTCAATTTTTCTAATcaggataaaaaagtaaaatcatatatttttaagtggtgcgTAGGAGTGCGCCacttatatttagaatttttctaattgaGATATCAACCAAAACCCGAGCAGTACGTGGGAATAAGCTTAAGGTTCAAGAAGTGTTTGTAtgagaagtttagaaaagtggGTCAAGAATcgatataattatttattttaaatgatttttaataattGGTAGAGATATAAACGCATTATGTGGTGtcacaatatttaatattattgttgatgGGCGCTTTAATAacatgagtaatgttagatatatacaattttatgatGTGCAAGTCTCAtacatattttttgaaaaaaatagagctcactattgaaaaaaaaatttttcatttggattctaaatttattcatttttttcgaaAGGAATAAGCAAAATTTGCGTAGTCTAAATCTGTAAATATAATTCATCTAGCTAACACTATTTAAGAATTTGGCTATTAATAACAAGATTACCCTCTCAAACAaccttgaaagttgaaactatAGGAAGGTCTGTCctagataataaaaatacagGAAATAAGACTTCATAGCTAGTAAGAAAAAATTGTATGAAATGGGAAATTAGTTCAACAAGATGAGGAATAGGGGAAGAAGTCATGCAGAGCAAGATGGGTAATGTCTCACGATAACCTAACTCTAGGTGGGGGAGGTGAAAGGTAAAATGCACAAGTGATCTTACCAATTAGGCAAGGCGGAAAGTGACACTGACTGAGTGAAAATGCATGGCTTAAGGAAGAAGCAAAAGAATCACTTGACGTCAACAAGCTAGGAAGGGAGGcaatcacacacacatatgAACAGAGAGAATGGCGACTGAGAATCCACCATAATATAATACCATAATATAATATTCACaaagtatcatatatatatctagAAACAACCGGTGATCCACCGCGTCACACCTTTATTTTGTGACCCCTAatttgcatctctctctctctatatatatatatatatagaaaaattttacgCACCATACTACCATCCCACTAAATAAGATGTagtatatttattactattaaatgatcatttattgaatgtttctttatcatctaacaGTGATAAATGTATTATATCTTACTTAATAGAATGAAAGTAGGATGAGAGtatggtgtataacattactcgttTTTTAATGAGTtcgtaaattttatattattttcacaaatgtttaaatgaatttaaaaaatgtttgagaaaaatagaaacaagatgTAGAAAAAAGATGTAGAAGTCTATGTGACCCTAACACTacttatatgttatatatatatatatatatatatatatatatatatagagggagagagagagagacagagagagaaatggTAGATCACCGAGGATTTCTACAGATATTTAAccgaattttcttttttcttttaatgtagAAGATGCCATtacatacgtacgtacatggATCAGAAGATGCCATTACGTCGACGACTCACTCATACACGAAAAGTTAGTGATGTCGATTAGTTTAAGGATTTTATCATATAAACTAGATATAAGtatagagagaggaaaaaatatGCTTACAagtaatttgtttattatatgcttttataaatatagtatatttaacaataattaatatatttacaaactaacatataaatagaataacagacaaaaagaaagagatcaaAACAATGCCGTAGAAaattatgagtaatgatatacacacaactCTACTTTTATATAACCACATTTTAAAATGgggatatttatataaaatgatgttactttcataaattattttaccaagaaaaattctattaataagCCAATGTGAAATACAGAGTGTACACACTGAATACTATACTTATGTAttaggatttaatttataaaaatatatacatatttataaaaatattttaactttataatattcaacttttttctctcatttatcaaaattcaataaaacatattaaatcaaaccatttcactattatgatcgaaacgagaccttaatattttcctttcaataGAAACGAATGGATGACCAACTTGCTTGATCTGTTTATATATACGTTTGCTGCAATTTGAATCTATGCCCCATTATAATGTTAACTTGGAACTAACCAACCCATTTTGGATTATTCACTGCAAATGATCAATCAAAACTTCTTATCTTGAGACCTCAAATAGAATTGCGGTTTACAATCCATTGCCCAAAttcgggaaaaaaaatgaagagtagGGAATAGGACTTAATTACTCTTTTACGATATGAAAATAAGGGAATGACTTTATACCGTATGccattgcactttttttttttttttgtctatagtttataaaaataattaggctGTGTTAAATGCATTGCATGATTTCTTAAAAGCCTAATCTACTCAATTAAATCCCAAAAATCCCCCATAATTTGGAAAAGTCTAAGATATATAATTTCTCTACGAAGAACATAATTTCTTATACATAGTTATAATACAATCCCGTCTTTTCTTATAAATCAGTTCTCGGATGAAATGATGTCTCATGAACTCTATAGTCTTAGTGTGACTATGAAAACATACTTTTTAGTCATGGCTATAGCTAACATATTGTCACAATAAACCCTTGTATGACTAGCTAGGATGTCTTTGCAACAAGTCATTGAGTATTTTTCGAAGACAAATCGCCTCAATAGCTGCCCTTGTGGCAAATAAATTTCTGCCTCAGCCGATTATAATGTCAGAGTCTTTTGTACCCTACAAAGTATACAAATCTCGTTGGATGTTATTGTAACAACCCGTCCCCCTAGTGTTATGAAAATAGAGAGTAGAATCCTACTcgcttttaaaagttttttcttcttaacgAAACACTAGGTATAAAAGACTcaattgtatatataaaaataaaacgtaCTTTATATAATCAAAGGACAATCTAGGGAAGCTCTTATTAAAAATCTCTATAAATCTTGTTTGATCcaagtaataaattaaaattttaatacatgATCTAGGCTTCCGTTACTTCTTTCCAAGCCAAGTTCTGTCCTGCAACTTCAAACCTCAACTTAAGTATTTCCAAATACAATcacatattaaaacaaaaatgggtcaaatattcaataataacTACTTCTTattgaaaacatataaaaatataggatTTTAGTTATGCAATAACATTCATAGTTCCGATCATCACatttaatcacattaatatttatacatgCATTCCCCTTAATTTCTCAAGGTCTAACTCATCTAGATTAGTCATGCAGTCACATTCAGTCATATTCAATCTCATTTATGTCATTACAGTCTTTCTTATTCATGCCTGGTCCACAATGTTAAccctgtgtgttagggttagcgatgCGGATCCTTGCGGTGTTGGCTCTTCTCCAGACTGTCGGAAGAGAACACAATCCTCTTCAGGAATGTGCATGAGTGCATCATTAGGTGCACTGCAAGTGATGCACTTCGACATTGCAATCAACCCCTTATCGTCATGGTACTATCTTCACTATCATGGccattttaatcattttacctCAAATAGTCAAACATGcatttcagttcatttcatttccttttcattaagctttttctttcctcgtcttttattcatttgatatatatatattgatactATGTATACAATAGTTAGAAACATACAGTGCATTCCATTGATACCTCACATGCAATAATAAGAGGCTACATGTAAAAGGGGTTGTCAAGGAATGGTATATACActcatataattaaaacatgtacatataatataacttgcaaaaatgatatttctatTTACTTAAAAGAGTAAGAAGGGTATAAACACACTCACTTACCTAGAGCCTCATGCAAATCACCTTTATGCAGCAGTCAAATCACATTCA
This window contains:
- the LOC121240852 gene encoding protein FAF-like, chloroplastic — encoded protein: MSTPSSKSLCLPSSLLIYKEAKIMEKQGIVTILRSDCERTKAASLRRTQSADMSSKKWLAQNGFSQAMKKISSEQLLVSLADSSSSSGKEDCEERKDQLEGKEQKEELEKPGQFDTWSSILSKKDNQDTPKVLPPPYTHPLAKRAESSLSEQSLEICTESLGSETGSDGFSSDPSSETEDVEEEKEDEEEQEQEHDLKVFSQAFDHTEELRVAKYHYASTHQKSKPKSFPPPLPSLSRKDGASLLMQTHRDNGRLVLEAVTVPSQNQFHAERQDGRLILTFLSSPSSEDAKDEKSDDGDQQQEEEEEEKVNKEVFEDKFEDFEEVNDDDEGGHVENEPEGEEVESFGDENVPKGMEIVIIEKEPKLSSRAINVHGLALTVNKPIRIADMMNPSVTKCLPPHPLVARLMPLSPHDAASSSTAAAAVASFNSYEYYWWAEPTANPITQQLPTALQSNGNKPIISKIPMHEQRQLFVVRGNKGDYSGPLVNLKGCKEPRRSLLLWEPNCIATS